In the genome of Phycodurus eques isolate BA_2022a chromosome 11, UOR_Pequ_1.1, whole genome shotgun sequence, the window AGGTTTCCCTGGTGTTTCTGGAGTGATGTGTGGCTCTGGGTTGTCCCCCATCTTTtatagtcacaaaaaaaaaaaaaccacaacaaaatattttgatcaGCAAAAAGGTCATTGAACAGATCCCAAACAGTAAGGCACAGCAtattagtgtgctgtgagagatcatcagattCCCCACGGGAAATGTTCCAAATACAATTAACtgaaaagattatttttattcattcttaCATCATGCAGTacatacacaatatatatatatatatatatatatatatatatatatatatatatatttatttattcagctaagccagcgacgtatagtagTGAAAGGtcgaacaaataaatgctcttccactaccagccacattattattatgtcaATATTAAATACTTTATGTGACATGTTTTGCTTCGTGGTAAACCgtaagatttttctcatgtaaaatatgtgctttggctcaataaaggttgagaaatACTGTCCTACAAGACGACATCTTGTTTTACCTTACCTTAGTTTCCTGGTTTTCGTTCGAGAAGAGAGGATTCCCTTGTTTTTTTAGCTTCAAAAcgatatgatatatatatgtacaatttaCGTGATTGTCACATGATAGAATAATCCAATATTTTGAAGCCACAGACGACCAAAAGCCACCCGAGAATTAAGGTAAAGGAAGCGTCCTTACTAGTGAAGCGCTTTTGGACTTTTATTTCAATTTCGCCCTCGGGACCCACCGGCCAATAGAAACATTCCAGGATGTCCGTTGGACCCAATCAGTGCTTTCTATCGTCATGTCCGCTTCCTGTTTCGCCAAGCTAACTCCAGCAGGCTAAACAACGCGAGTGTAGAATATTGCTTCGTCGTCTATTTTCACGAGACAATTCTGTTTTATAACCTTCATAAAATGACCTGAAGAAGTCATTGACACTCAATTGGGTAAATTGTTAATATTCTCGTGTGGGGTCTGTATAAGTGCTTCGTTAGCGCCTGTAGCATGTTAGTATCCATTCAAGGCCATGGCAAGTGCATCCAACGCTAACCTGAATGCTGTCCGGGAGACTATGGACGGTAAGAGTGGCATTTTAgtgactttattgtaattcatttgAATGCTTTGTTGGGTTTAGAACGTCTGTTTTCCTGGTATCCTTCTCCCAGTGTTACTGGAGATCTCCAGGCTGCTAAACACTGGCTTGGACATGGAGTCTTTGTCCATCTGTGTGAGATTATGTGAGCAGGGCATAAACCCAGAAGCTCTGTCTTCTGTCATCAAGGAGCTGAGAAAAGCCTCCGAGACCCTCAAGGTACACAGACTTCATCAGTTGAGCTCCGATGTGTTCTGTCAAAATCTTTGCAGTATGTCAATTTAGGAGAGGAATTTAAACTGAAGAAGCGTCACCGAGGTGAGctaacattgtttatttttgttttacaggctCCTGAGAATTGCACAAATGGATGAAGCCTTCACTTGGGGGGTTTAACTGGAATGCACCCGTTTCTTTACCcgaatcatggaagttgcagCCATTTTGTCCTCACACTCTTCCCTCTGATGCAGATGTCAAtctgaatgtttttctttaaaaagagcACTATCATCTTAATATAAGCAAACACATGACATTTGTTATAATCCATTTTTATcgtgtttaattttaaatgttagagaagtgtcatttgttttttgggtttttatattttgtaaacATCCATATTGTGTATGTCTAAATCAAAACAACAATCAAAGCCACTAGATGGGGCTGTAACACCCTTTTTATAAtctgcatttattttagttcagGTTCAAAATGGGCAACAGCCACATGTAAAGAGATTAAAAGTAAAACATCTGTAGTGtttacaaatcattttcagTATTACACATAAGGAAAACTGGTCAAATGAAAAGTCTTGAATAAAAAATTGCATAATACAGTTGAGTCTGATACTATATCCCATAAACAATATCCGATAACTGATACTGTTGTAATATAATTCTGATAATTGACTTTTtggacaacaataaaaatgacctgatacattttatactgtacatctttaGTGCACCAACCCTATACAAAAAGCAATTCAATATGATTTGGACGttatttttaaagtacaatTGGTCAGGAATGTTGACTAGTCATATGAAAGAGAATCTCAAAATACTGTGTAGCTCAACACTTCATGGCCACTTCTTTGTGTAGGGTGTATCCTTTTACCTAAGAGGGGCTATTTGAATTTTTATGACGTCCTCAGAGGGACATACTAAAatatatggaaaaaaacatgctcattattatatatataatgaagATTTTAATGACTTTTTATAGCAGTTCCTCTCTGTGAGGCTGATGCAGGTTCCCCACCTCTGGTGTACACATACATTAGAATCGATGCAAGAACTGTATCATTTGGTATTACAGACATACAGATCATTGGGTTGAATTAGAAATGTTCTCCATTTCctatcaaagtcagcaaaagcccGATTATTGAATGTCTCAGAAAGATTATCCTGGGTGATTATCCTATGTTGTGTGTTTAGAGTaattgttgtgtgcgtgtgtggtggAGAGTAGAGTACATCACAAACGGTAAGAGCAGCAAGAAAACACATGCATCATAATCATCATGTGTGTTGTGtcacacttaaaaaatatatgtacatacagtatgtaccccCAGCCtaactacagtatatgttaaCCACATATTAAAGATTTTCTATTGTAAATATTGagcaggtttaacatttataatTGGAAGCAGCAAccgttttccaagcagatcCTAGAGGGAAAATCACTCAACACactacaccacaggataatcactcagcaTAATCATTAGAGTCGTCCAATAATCGGgctgactttgattggaagGGGTGGGGGAAATGTTTAAATTCAGCCTGACTATCGGTGTGTGACCCCTTCACACACACCCAACATTTCTTCTGGGGGTGCAAATTCCCCATATGAACGGCAATGATTTGAAATGTAAATCATCGCATCGtcgcattttttattttggggggcacgTTGCGGCCTTCCCAGAAATGTTGTCCTGTGTAGCTGCACATattgcacataccagaaacGACCACTACACTTGTGATAtattcttacaaaaaaaaaaaaaagttatccaGATATCTGGCGAAGATGATCAAGCTTACATCAAGTACTCAAGTGCACAgtgtattgttttcttttcttcactgTCTGCAAAATAGCTCTATTCATCTTCCAGAAAACATGCTGAAAGCACACAACTTTCCTCCACAGGCCAATATTCAGGCTTGATACAACCTCTCATCTGCGACGGCTTGTAATACTggctcattgtgtgtgtgtgtgtgtatggtggGGTCCACTTGCATGCGGGCAAGTTGATTTGCCAATGCTGCTTTAAGATGTCTACAAATGAGGGTTCACCCCACCCCCTACTCTTCCCACCTTTAAGCCATCTGACAATAACGCCCCTCAGAGGAAGTCAGCGTGTGAGTTCAAGGGTGTCGGCGTAAGCATTTTCTACCTTGACTGACAGGCCGGCGCTTCGAACGCTCCGCTTGCTCCTTTTTTTGATCTGTTATCACACTTCTCTCTGTTTTCCTCAATAGGAACGTCATGTTTGACTCGTATGAAGCAGACGGGGCAAACACTCAAGTAGAACTACAGATACTgtacttgtgtttaaaaaaaaaaaaaaaaaaagaatggtaaaagtagaagtactaattcaactcctttaacttaaacaatacaggctgaaatgtaattaagtaaaaaaaaaaaagagatttttttactgtcaataatATATAAAGCAGTTTTGATAATTGCACAATGAAAAGAATCTTGCTAATGACAGTAACTGAAAAAATAGACCTTATCTGTATATTGgcttttttcagattagatggATAATTTTCGAACACCGGAAGATGttggtttttaggctggcacaagacaaagTATTCACTATGAATCATTCTCGGAACCAAAATCAAATAAGTCTcgtaaataaggccatggatgggtAATATGTTGCTTATCCGAATCTGTTGCATCATATTTGTCAATGATCCCTGCCTCACATTCTTCCATATCACCGCTGTCTCTGAGAGAAgagtcaaactaattttttcCGTGGCCACATcttagttatggtttccctctgagggctgttatgactgtgtcATTTAAACATATTCTGTACAGGCGGCCATATGGGCTATAAACAGTTGCCCCTCATTACATATTGTTGACAAATTGACTTTGAAATCAGTAGTCATGCAATAATGTGGCATGCTGTACAACTATTCAATTTATATTAAGGGATTTGgtggaaattttttttctttgtaagatcTGTTCAAAGTGAAGGACAATAGCAATTACTGTACAGCTTTTTTGcccgaaccccccccccccccccacaaaaaaacttGACAAGCAACACGAGGTAGACAACATGAGGGCCACATAAAGTGATGTGGCGGGTCAGATctgcccccaggccttgagtttgaaaccTGTGCCCTATGGTCTCAATCAATTATTCAAAATCTCAAGAACAGTAAACTTTTTGTGTCGTAATCCACGAAGGCTGGAAAAGTAACaaacctattttgacaaagcaaagagtagaaagtacagatatctttTTCGTACCTTTTTAAATGTCAGaagcaaaagttaaaaagtaatcagaaaaataaatactcaagtaaagtacagatacagtgGTACTTGGTACTActtagtttaatttgttctgtgatcaAGCTCATAATTCAGTTTACTCGTgacttaaatacattttcccttttgaaaataactcaatgccattaatccgttgcaGTCTAGCCCAAAACACCACAATTTTTTGGCAACGTGtttataataaagaaaaaaaagcactgtattgtataaacataataaaaaataacaacagaaactgtaaagaaataaactggttttatacagtataattaGCATACGTTGGGAAAAGCCAAGTCACGATAACAACAGCCATCCTATTGTATGCGACcttttaaggggcgtggccacTTAGTTTTGGAATTTTGGCTTACTGTCGCTACTTGCGAGTCTtctgatttttcatttgtgtgtttgaatgtttatacTGTTCACTGAATGGCActccatttttttcacttcaatcGAGCGGCAGCATACCTAATGCTCACACGGAAGTCAAATGTTGACCTACAACaggaaaataagtaaataaataaaataaaataaaaaaatcaaccaagcgaTGCCACCTTACTAGAAAAACTTGGAGCACatctaagtcaaggtaccactgtacctgAAATACTGTATCTACTTCAGTACATCAtttaagtatttgtacttggttacttcttGGTTACTATACCATTGAGTATGAGTGAGGCATTCAGATGTGATGCCCCAAAGTTCTAAACACCCCCAGGCCTCCACATAGGGAAAAGGGGGTGTGGGGTGTAAATGGCAAAAGCCCCACAGTGTGaatacttttctttcttttttttttttttttacacaaagcaaaaatactTGCTTGATTGGCGAGTGTGGGCGTGGGAGTCTTCCGTGTTTGATGTGTTCCTCCTGATCCCCGCTAGACACTTTGATCTGccgtaaaacaaaaatattcccAAATCCCACAGTCCTGACTGGATAGATTAGCAGCCATATATGCATAAACATCTAAAGGGGGGCTGCTCAACTAGGGCAGTGGTCAGGTCACATGACTGCAGCAACTTCAAGCGGGCCCTCGCATCCAAAACTTCTAAAGGTGTTTATGTTTGTATGTCTGATAATTACCCGGGCCCCGTacgttattattttttcttaataaacGAGGGCATTCTCATTTAAAAGCGCAGGACCCTCGCAGTGCCATAATGGTCCTGGTGCGAGAAGTGGATGGTACAAGAAATAATTAGACTGATTAGTGGCTCCTTGTATGCGAAAACCCAAATTATGGACAGTGCATCTTGGTGGAAAAACAACTACTGTTTATGCTCAACTTCTGAGTGAGaaatgaagaagaaagtggGAGGCTGACCAATTTatgacataaaaacaataattgagCCTTTGTATGATGTTGTTTTGATGAGATTGAAGTCCAGTTTGGGTGCTCATTAGATGATCAATTAAAGAGCAAGGCTTTCTTCATGTTTGATGCACCTTTGCGTTAGCATTCGTCTTCTTGTCTCGTTAATGTCTCGTCTCGATTGGGGTTGTGAATGTGGAAATACAGGGTAATCTTCCTTCCATTTTCAATTGTCAatcaaaaacccaaaaaaaaaaatcaaaaagtgactgattatttagttttttgttcttccatcaaacacaaaaaaacaaataccagatttgatatttaaatttgagaTCAAATATCATTTGTTCATTGTATTTTCAATTGGCAATcgattcaaatgaaaaagtaacttattattttgttaattgcTTTTAAATCTATCACCATTTTTTTACTGCCTCATTTCTCATAGTAAAATTTGGGCTCAGCTCAAAAATACAGAACTGAAAAACTGCCCACAGGACTGACTTTGAgttttatatttcacattttcactGTGACCTGCAAGTTTGGTAACAATCATTGGTGAAGTTGCATTAGCTTGTTAGCCGCCACAATCAGTCCGGACCACGACCATGATCCATCAGCCATATTataacatttgattgttttgagcagtAATTCTCAAAGTGGTACTAGTACTATTAGTGGTGCGTGAggtccctctagtggtacacaaaagaatcactgcctgactacagttcagttgtattcaactttttaggacaatacatttgcatttaatcttcaacaaccgtttgttttaaaactattatttgggtaattttttatttaacctttatgcCCAATAAATTTACAATAAACCTCTACTTAAGTTAAACATTAAACCTTTTGTAACATCTAGTTAAAATTTGAGATAAATTGAGCGACAATTGGCCatgttattattaattgtatttggGGAAAGGTAACTGATTAATTGGACTTTGACTCTTACCGATGGGTGATCTCAGAGCGTCCCGGAATGGATTTTGTTCGACCTTGGCGCTTTCACTccgttaatattattattaagaagAACACATAGCATATTGGAATTTTAATGCACAGCTGATGTCTTTGGGGGATTGGTTGTCCTTGTCAGAGCAAGAACACATTTGAATGATGTCACAAATTGAGCCCCATTGGTCCGCgttttaaaaatccaaattaTCAGAGTATTGAATGAGAGAGATGTTTTCATCAGTCACGCAGGGTATCCATAAAGTCTCTTTataatttaacaaaatgtaTACACTCATGTTTCATAATTGTCATCATATTATGTGTgtagttggatgttgtcaagcttaacatgtccactctgtcataaCGTGAAATATCAACTGATATAAAAACCTTTCAGaaattcaaaatatgttttttaaacagtacACAGTGGACTTGCTAAGTGATGTTGCTGTGTGGTCCATCATGTGCTCctgaaatgctaacatttgcCAAAAAAGACCACCTTGTCAGTGTCTACCCTGTCAGCATGCTCTTATATTTTGCTCTTTGCAAGTAtattgtctgcttgcagttcatttacaaaaaaaaaaaaaaaagaagtgtgtgGACTTGGCCAGtatgcatttctaacagcatTACCCTAGAAATGTGtgaaaagtacagtacatcaaaGGACTACTTGGTGCTACGTTTGACCTATGTAGGCCTACAAAAATTGGTATGCATATGTAGCACCCCCCGACGCacaaaaaagacagaacaaGCCATATCCTAAACCCAACAGAAAGTGACCTATGACCTTCTGAATATAACATTTgggaaatatttgcatttttgaagGGTTCATACTTTTGCAAACTCCTCCTACAACTTTCATCCGATTCGCTTCAAACATGGTCTGTACCATATCAAGACCTGGGACATTAAAAGTTATcagtttttttagattttttttccctaaatacAATATGACAGGGGTGTGACTTCAatctttgtatttaaaaattaatacaatgaatatgaagttAAATAGAAAATGTCAACTTTTCAGGGGTGAAAAGGGAACGTCTCAAAAGCACTTTATGCTGATCTTGACTCTTATGATTTGCTTAACCCAAATAATGACTTGACTTGTTTGAAATTTAGTACGGACTCGACTTAACTCGcccaaaaatatttccacactaatttggacttgcttgaaacttgaatgttaagacttgagacttacaaCTTGCTCATATGTGACGTAATTCCACCTCTGAACCTTTTCATCAAATGAAATACTGAAATGccatgtgatttttaaaaaagaaaaaaaaaaaagagagagggaaGCCAGAACTAATCTGattaacatactgtatctcatcaattgcttttgtaatacattttttctttaattgtaAAGAGA includes:
- the mzt1 gene encoding mitotic-spindle organizing protein 1; this translates as MASASNANLNAVRETMDVLLEISRLLNTGLDMESLSICVRLCEQGINPEALSSVIKELRKASETLKAPENCTNG